aaagaaattagttgGTTCGTGAGTAACCCTAAACCCAATTGATAAAATAAGTTTCAGAGCATGCACAATAAGTTCTGAAATATGTAAAATAGGTTTAAGTTTCTAAAATCGATTCCGACTGAGGATAAGTTCtgagttttggataaaatttggATCGACCTGAAATCATAAGTTGGTTCCAGAAGCTATACAGAGAGGTCATAAGTTTGACCGCACTAAACGTGACTTTTCAATGCGTTAGAACTGGAGTCAAGCCGACTCCAAAGTAAAAAATCATATCCCATGCCTGATGTTCATTCATTAGATTTGACCTCTTGGAAGTTGGACACAGATGGAACTCACTTATTTCATTTCTCTAAAAAGCAAAGcacgttttaaagaaaaatgcaatcGAGCTCGAAGTTCGTGGGACTAATTCAATCATTACCCCGTTCGGACTTatcttttatttggaaaaaaatttattgggTACATAATAATATATACGCGTTCaaccttatttttatttgtttgctcaaaaaaaaaaaaacttttattttatttttttaaaattatcatttccCACCTCAGGATCAAGATGATTGCGTTTCGCTTACAAGTTTTGCTCACCCATTTCGGGAAGCGATTCAATTATATCAGTTACTTAATAGGCTTACCAATTGTTCAAGCAATGACGAGAACTACGTGTTACTGGTCTCTTCCTCTTTTCCactttttggcattttatttaaagaattaatatcaagaaaacctcccaaattaatacatttataagaattttactataaattaattttataaccATCAAAATCccacaaattagtatatttactctccactaaattaaattaatatcatgaaaaaccacaaATCGATACATATACGATAAATACAAggtaaaactctaaattgaaatTATCGTATGTTatccaatttaacaatttatgagtgaaatttaatgaaaactaagatgatataaatttgtcataaatctaCAAATTTAAGAGTTTTTATGATATCAATCCAAAAAAGAATTACCATAATTCGTACCTCTCGATAAGGAAATATGGTTCGTTCATTCGCTCAAGTATTATACTAGAAAATCATGGGTCACCTTCTGACGAGAAAGGAACCTTTCGACGGGAAAATTCTTATCTAGACCTGATCCATTCAAATAACATTAGCAATTGTTGCAACCGGTGATCATAACGACTTCACGAGCCGGTGTCATCTAATCAATGGCTGCAATTTGATTGGGTCCATGAATTCGGATCGGGACAAGACTATTTCTCCTTCTGTCCATGCCGGCGGCATTTGGGATTAGCCCCATCCTTATTACCTGATGATAAAAGTAGAGTTTCTTTTTACGGACAACGTCATATATACATGTGGTCCATCTaattatccttctttttcaaGGCCTTTCACGCCTCCTTTCTAACCttaaaaaaggttaaaaatcaGACAACGTAATACGGCCTACACGAGATAAGAAATGTCCCGTGAGAATCCAGCAAGGTTCCGAGGAGAATATGCTCCCCCGCGCCTCCTCTTATCCGCAGCGCCGTTcaggcgacggcgacggccaCCTCTCGACGGCGTCGTTTCGGGCTTACGAAAGCCATGTGGTGAtgtccccttcttcctcctcccgaCCCTATCTGGCAAAAATCAAGAATCGCCATGACCGAAGCAGGACCCACAGAGAAGTTAAAAAAGACAGGAAAAAATCCTGCTACAGTGGCATTGGCGAAGACCGCGTGTTTGGCCCTGAAGGAGCAGTGCATCCCTCAATTGCagtaataataattttaaaaaaaaaaacacatacacacacacgcAGCAGAAGCAGACCAGGAATCACCCGTTTCTCGATAAGCAATAATTGCTGCCCTTCTCTTTTCCTCGTCACTGCTACAGAGGCCGGGTCTAATCGCGACGAGGTGACGAATCTGAGATCGAAAGTCGTCTCCTCTTGTTGCGGGGTCAGATCCGTAGGGCTCGTGGCTTGACAAGAACAGTGCCTTCCGAGGGAATAAGCAGATCCCAATGCGTTAGGGGAATGATTGCGTAGCGATCTTGGGCATCTGTTGCTGTCGGGAATTCTTGCGAGGAGAAGGGCCTCTGAGGCTGCGTCGTGCTGGGGAGTTGATGAATTGCGCCTGCTCGGGGGAAGAGTGAGTGGGATCCGACGATGGGTCTGAGCAAGAATggcttctttctttgaattcGCTTCGAAGATCACATAAAAAGTAAGTCTTTCGTTCTTTCTTCATGTTACGAGCTTTTGGGTTCGCTTCTGAATTGGAGAATCCGCTAGCCGCTAGTTAGACGttaatttttgttcttaatttttccggaaaacttttttttttttttttttttggtctgaaggATGGATGGATTTAGAAGAGAAGCACGGACTCGTAAAGAACCagcagaatgtttaagggtTCGCGGTGATAGATTTCCTTTTTGAGTAATTTTGATGTAATAGTAATTGTCGAAATTCTTCATTAATCATGGTCTGATCCTATTTGCAATAACCGGGCAACTGCTAATTTGGCGCTTTCGTTCCTCACTGTTTCTGGGTTTCATGTGATCGCAAGTCTGGTGAGCATCAGCACATTATCactattattaataaaataaaatgaaaaaaaaaagaacattttttcCTAGGTAGAAAGAACTGCAATTTTGTACTGACATCAAAAGGCTTCCGTGTTTCCTTCTAGTGTCAGGTTATTGTGTTATCTCCTCTTGATTTCACCTGCATTTAGATTTGCCCTAATGGACCCtgtgcttctgttgttgaattCTGTTCACTCATGGCTGAGTTGGAGATAGACTCGCGTGGTGCTATTACTTCTGAATTTATGCTTATGAATGCTTCTTTACGagtggcttgaacatgaagtTCTTTTAGCGGACTAGATTGGCAGGGTTAATTGAATATGATATAACTCACTGATGAGGGGTTATTACATGGGAATCAAACAACTTTCAGTGGCTAAGCTAAAGATGTCCAATTTCACCTAATGTAGTATTGCTCCAGACTTCCAACCTATATGGGTGAGCAGAGATGCATTTGTCTTCGGATTTTAAAATGGTTACTAGTTTATGACTTGCTTTACATGCCATTGTCCCTAGAAGTCATTTGCGCCTACTACTTTTTCAGAATTCCTTCCAAGTGAGAATTAACATGTTTCGACTCATCCATGCTTGGTGTGCAGGCAAATGGCAACACCAGTTGAGCCGCCAAATGGGGTTCATTCCGAGGGAAAGCACTATTACTCGATGTGGCAGACCTTGTTTGAGATTGACACAAAGTACGTGCCCATCAAGCCCATTGGCCGGGGAGCCTATGGCATTGTTTGCTCTTCTGTGAACAGAGAAACCAATGAGAAGGTGGCTATAAAGAAGATTCACAATGCCTTCGAGAATCGGGTTGATGCGCTGAGAACTTTGCGCGAGATAAAGCTTCTCAGGCATCTTCGGCATGAGAATGTCATTGGTCTGAAAGACGTCATGATGCCTATCCAGAGGAAAAGTTTCAAAGATGTCTATCTGGTGTATGAGCTTATGGACACAGATCTGCACCAGATTATCAAATCCTCTCAGACACTTACGAATGACCACTGCCAATATTTCCTCTTCCAGGTATCCCTCTGTAATAAGTTACTCTGTCACAGCATGGATGATTGAGATGTCGAAAGTTCATGGATATCACATAATGTTTGATTTTGTCTGCATCTTCGCTAAAAGCAAATGTGTTGCCTTGGGCATCTTGATAGTCATCCTTCTTGTTGGCTGGCTCATGGTGTGCTAAGTTTGACCTTGCTAAGAGTTAGTATGAAGAATGAGGAAGTAGTGATTAGATTTGGCATCCAGAGACTTTTTCTCAGGATGACTGGATCATTCCTGTTTTGAATATCCACCTAAACACTCTTCTTGGCTGCAGTGATAACTTGCTTTGTCAAAACCCGAAAGTCCAATGCAATCAACGGAAGTCATATGCTCTTGATAACCACATCTTTTAGTTTTGCCACAATGACACACGGTTTGTGTTAGTTAACTGCTTCATGGAAACTCATGTTTACATTTTTTAGTTGGTTGAAACCCCATTTTAGGCTACCGGTTTATCTACTTCTATCTGTATGGTCAATGGAAGGCTTAGATGAGTCCACAAGCCAGGATGATTTCCTTAGGAAAATGGTTTGGCCTCATGTCTCTGTGAGGTCTACTGGGGATATGAACACGAGTATGGCTTCTCCAGGACTACTTTTCCATAGCATTCTGGAGTTTTCTTCAACAGGGTAGTAGGCTTAACTTTCCCTCTGTAGCAGTTCTGCACCTACTATGGTCATGCCTTAATGGCTTCTCAGTGCATCAAACATTGGAAAATTGTAAGAGATGAACTTAAGCTGAATGATCACTCTGACTTCTTGAGTTTGTGCACAAAATATTTGACAACTTATTTTGCTTCTCCGAATTCTGTAAAAGAAATGGACAGTCTTGGTTGTGAAAAATGCACATGCATAGTTAGTGCAACCTGTTTTTGTCATGGCAAATGAGGGTAGGAAatgttattgtgaaaatttgtaaaatttgaaaatttaatcaTGTAGTAAAAATTAGCAATCCagatatttcttttgtttgtctcataatcagcaGAATTTCGTTGCTATTGCTTTCCATGAATTCTAGAATTTCTACTGATGATTGTATTAAGCTAAACTGGCAATCCGATTACTTTTTCTTTAACTCACGTGATTTGGGCCCTACTACTTTCAAATTCACAGTTGCTACGAGGCTTGAAGTATCTACATTCAGCGAACATTCTCCACCGAGACTTGAAGCCAGGGAACCTTCTCATCAATGCAAACTGTGACCTCAAGATCTGCGATTTTGGGTTGGCACGAGCTAGCAATGGAAAGGGACAGTTCATGACTGAGTATGTGGTCACTCGCTGGTACCGGGCCCCAGAACTCCTTCTGTGCTGTGACAACTACGGCACATCCATCGATGTGTGGTCTGTCGGATGCATCTTTGCTGAGCTTCTCGGACGTAAGCCATTATTCCCTGGTACTGAGTGCCTCAACCAACTGAAACTGATCATCAATGTCCTCGGCAGCCAAAGAGAGGAGGATATCGAATTTATCGACAACCCAAAGGCGAGAAAGTTCATAAAGTCTCTCCCAAATTCCCCAGGGACTCCATTATCCCGTCTTTACCCTAATGCGCATCCTCTGGCTATTGATCTCCTGCAAAAGATGCTCATTTTCGACCCATCAAAGCGCATTGGCGTCACTGAGGCTCTCCAACACCCATACATGTCACCGCTGTATGATCCGAATACCAATCCTCCTGCGCAGGTTCCCATCGACTTAGATGTCAATGAAGATCTGGAGGAAGAGATGATAAGGGAGATGATGTGGAAGGAAATGCTCCATTACCATCCCGAAGTCGCTGTGGGCAATTTAGAGGTGTACTCTTAAGCATTCTTCAGTTGTTTTGTCTCGCCTCTCTGTGATAAGGTACTCCATCATGATGCTGCTGCACTTCATTATGATGGTTCTGTAGTTTCTCTTAACATATAGGctagcttttcctctttttttcagaGAGGGGATAAAATAATTTGCTGGAATCATGCCCAGGAAGTTCAAAATGCATGATTGAGCAACcgttatctttcttcttcactatGTCTGGTTGAGATCCATGTACTAGGTTTCCTATCTAACCTGTAAATAGCCTTATTGCTATGAGACTTCAGACTTGTTGTACAATTATATCATATGCTTGAGGATGCTTTTATAACATCTGGTTTGGACGTAATAAGAGTACTTCTAAAGCTGTAACAACGGTGTGCTTCTTGATTTGTCCGCAGCATTAGATCACTGCACCATTGAATATCTGATTATGTTATCTGATATACTGACGGTTTGGACTAAAATGCATTCTCTCTGTTTGGTCGATGCTTTTAGATTTCTGAGACTAAAAATGCATTGTCTCTGTTTGGTCTATATGCTTTTAAATTTCGGGTCTCGATGCACCCGCAACTGCATTGGAAGTGTTGCTGACATCTCTTCATGTTGCTAAATATGATTTACACAGCAACTTTTGTGACATATCCATTCAAGTGAGTCGTTGCTCCTGCCTTTCTTTCTTAGTGCCAGGCAAATACGTCTTCAAATTCACGTATGCTCAATCCTGAGGGTTCTCTCTCCACGCATGCCCACTAACCGCTGTATGACTAGGAGAAGTATTGATGCCTAACATTCACTCACTCTATCCACATCTAGCTCACCAGCCAAGATCCTTTCCTAGATACCTTTTGACTCCCCCCTACCGTTCCCCAGAGTTTATCCGACCATATCGTgtctgcaaaaagaaaatcagaggTATCATCGTCACCATCAATGTCCCATTCATGTCAAGAACATATCCATATTCTCCATCATGCCCGGTGAAGTTGCCAACCATTACCTGATATGCATGAAGCTTCCAGGAGAAAAGAATGTACTGAAAAGGCACTGGTATATAGTCAATGAGTTTTGATAAGGGTCGGTACCTAAATACAAACGAGTCTGCTTAAGGCATGGAAATTCTGGATAAAAGCACCTATTAGTGGACTAGTTAGATTTAGAGATGCTTTGTTTGGTTACTTTTTCATGACAGATTCAACGCGATGGGGAATGCACAAGCACTGTTGAGCTTGTTTATCTACTCCTTTGAATTCAAACTCTTTTCTTTCCAGCTTTTAATCCCTGTTCGTGAGTGGAACCTGATTGTTTAATCCACCACGTTAAGAACAAGATTCCGTTTCATCATTCTTAATTAGCTGAAAAGCAAGTGTACGATGTCCGCGTGAGACGCATATTTGGCTACTTGTCACCGAGCCCGCCAGCGTGGGAATCAGATGCTATATCTCAAGATATACGGCACGTTGGGCAAGAGGGTTTTTCATCGATGACATCACGTCAGCATGTGGTATGAGCACCACATGAACCGCAGCTTTATTTAGCCGGGGATTCTCGAGAGCATTGCCTTTGCCTACTCAATTAGATAGAACGGATTCGGTTCTAGCGAGGACTGAATTATTGGATGCAGGTTTATAAATCCCCCTAAGAAATGAAGTAACTCAACCACTGGATGAGGACCTTTTTTTTCAGGATTCGGCAGGATGAAGAACCAGGCTTGCTTAGCAACCACAGCTTTCTTACTAAGGCGAcggcttttccttttttgtaaaGATCTGGACAGCCGCTTAATTCATCTTTCCGTTCTCCCTCCTGAATGAGGAGCTTTCCCTCATCGAGTTCACTTCCTAGCCTTGTCGGGTTACTTCACCGTTGTGTAAAGCGTAATTAGAAGTTCCTCGTGAGCtatattttgatcctttatcgCCGGTGCATCACGTAGCATTAGTAAGATCCATGTTTTCTTCTTGACAAACTTCAACGCTCGCTCATACAATACAGGAGACGCGACCGGTTTTCCCTAACGGTGTAAAGCTAtgtagggaaaagtaccaaaaaaagttataaacctattatattggtatcaatttaattctaaactttttaattagaccaatttagtcataaaccttttaatatttgtactaattcaattcatccggccaattttggccggccggcaCCGATGTGGACGTCGGCCGaacgctaacgtggcaatttttaatattttttactatttttttgaactttttattaatttttttctctttttttttttttaaaatttttccttttcttttccaacggtggccggcgagggtagCGGCCCTCACCCGGCCTCTACCAAGCCGTTGGCGATGCGGCTTCGCTCGAATCTAGGCAAGGCCGGCCTTGCCATAGGTGAAGGCAGCCTCGCTCGTGGCTGGCAAGGCCATGGCAGCCATCGCCaaggcggaggcgagggccgagggccgcgaccctcaccaaCGGCTGGCGAGGGCTTCACGGCCCTCGCCTTCGCCTtggcgatggccgccatggcctcacTGGCCATTGGACGAGGGCCGCaaagccctcgccgccgtcggCAAGGCAACTTCACCCGAACCGGGCAAGGCCGACCTTGCCTAGGCCTTACTGCAGGTGAGGCCCCCTTCGCCCACGGCAAGGCctaggcgaggccagcctcaccCAGATCCGAGCGAAGCCGCCTCGCCGACGGCCTGGGAGAGGCCGAGTGAAGCCGCCTCACCGACGTTCACGTCAGCTCTGgttgaccaaaattggccggatggactcaattgctactaatattaaaatgtttaagattaaattggtcaaattgaaaaatttaatattgaattgatatcaatacaataaatttatgacttttttttttgtactttttccaAGCTACACATGTTGGTGTTGCCGGACAACGCTGACCGCGTTGTTTTTTGACTTCCGCAATGAGATTATTCACGGGCATTGCTTTGCTAAGAACGCTCTTTCCCTTTTTGGCTTTCGATCAGAGGACTACTCTCGGTTTCGGTTGTCTTCCACCTCCTTTTGAGAGAGGCATGCACTTGATACGACCTATTGACGCGACGCATTTACACTCCTTTGTAAGTAAACTAGTGATTGCTTCTGCAAAATCGCCTTTTGAGATCCTGGAAATATTCTTCGGCGATTCggcaaattaaaaaagaaaaaaaaggcggTCTCGACGTGTGACATTTTGATGTGGATCGGCCACGAAAATTTTCCCATTTGGATCGATCCAGCAACTTATCTTGTCTGATGTCTGATGAAATGGAAGGGGTATGCGTAAGTTGGGGGGAGGGCGGATtaccgaaaaaagaagaagtgctAAGCATATTATGCGGATACACAATTTCAGTTCTAACTCTTTCAGTTTTATttattcagttctaaacatatcgatgatttgtcaataaagtctttttgccaattttgaTTAGGATTCATtgacgttgataatttttaataattttttcttttccttttttccttttttttttattttcccttttatttttttctttttttttatttcccctcGCCAGTCTGGTACCTCAACGAAGGTTGCCAACCATAGACGAGGACCAAGACGCCCTCACTAAAATCTCATGAGGGCCGTGGTGCCCTTGTTATCCTGgagttaaaggaaaaaaaaaaaagaaggaaaaattcaaaaaaagtattaaaaatttgtaaaaattgtcaCACCAAAGACCAATAATGCTATGTAGGATGATCAATAATCACGTTAGtgatttttgatcaaaattggaCATAAGAATTATATTAGTAAATTGTCCAAAAGCTTAAGGTTAAATTAGCccaatcaaaaggtttataattaaattgatattccTGCTAtttttgactctcttttttcacATTAATTATCCCCCATTTATGAGTGGTGAGGTACAAATGAATGCAAGGCTTAAGTGGTGTAGGCGCGCTCACCAATTGTGGCAGAAGATAAGATAGAGAAAGTGTCGAAGGGAGATGGcatgcttttgcttttgttttgcgGTTCCAAAAGCAAAGCATGCATGGTGCGTGTCCTGAGGAACTTTGGCTTGTCCCTCTTCTTTAACCGTACCTTCTCTTCATTGGCCAGAGCAGACTAGACCAAACCATAAAAGCACCCGACCATACGTACCGcagcgaaagagagagagagagataacatGGTAGGTTGTAAGGGATGATATTCAGCTTGCGAAAGTGTATGTATTCGCTATAAGCATCCGTAAACTTTAAGGTGTAGTCGACATCGATTAGAAGAAAATCTTggcttaaaaaggaaaaaaaggaagaaggaaactCCCGATTGGCGCGGTCAGTTGAAGCTTGGGCGATTTTAGTTGCAGAACCGGGCCCCGTTCGAATTCCAGCAACTACCCGCCAGTCATTCTAGGTCAGGATTGCCTGCACGGATGGAAAAGTCTAGACTTTGATCGATTTGCAAGACTCACGTGGTACGTGGTCGGTCTCGCAATGGTCAAGTCCTCGTCTTTGTACACCTGAATTATTGAAAAGAAGAGGGAGGAAAGGAGGAAAGTTCGCGAAGGACCGACCACGACGACTAGTGGAAGGAACAAGTGCCCAGTCATGATACAAGAAAAGTCGAACCGAACCGCTCGGACCCTTCTTTTGTTTGGGAAAAGAGGGAGACATTCGAAAGGACGAAAACAAGTTCGAGTTTTTGTCAAGAGCAAGAAACTAAGCTCGCGCGagaatttggaattttcaaGTGGAAATGATGGGGTACTAATCAAAAGGGGGAGGCAAGGCATGTGCAAAGGACTTTTGGGCAACCAACCGCGGCGAAAAGCGgggcaaaagagagaaaacgagATTTCAAAGTGGCCTACGGGGAAAAGCGAAGGAGGGAGAGGAACAAGTGCATGTGACAGCAAAGAGGAGGACGGCTGTTCATGCGCAAAGAAAGGAAGGTATGCTTCGCCGATTTGGGGCATGTCCCCCATCTCGCAGATGTCTCTCTGTCGCTTTTAATCTCttccccaccccccaaaaaataaaGCCAGTGGGTCCTGCTCTCCCGTCCCTACGGACCGACCACCCTCTCTCCCGCAAGTGCATTTGAACTCGCTTGATGTCAGCTTGACACGAGATCCGCATGATTTGCTAGTTATGGCCGCTGCCACCTGTCATGGCGAGCGTAGAGATTTTGCTATGAGGGCTAACTgagaaatttgataaaatttcaatttcgaGGGAGCGAGACATATGTATTTGATGAGAAACGTCTAAGGCAAGTTGCGAGGGTGAGTTAAGAAATTCTACGGAATATTAAGGAGTGAGATGTAGAAATTTGGCAAGAAAGTTACAAAGATAATTTgtgattaataaaaaaggaaatttataCGGAGTGCTTAAAGCTGGGGGGCAGCGATCACCGTTGGCCTCCCTCCTTCGAGTCTACGGTGGATCATTGTTGCTCTCAGCCTCTAGATATGCTTTACAATGATGTGAAATTTGTCTCATATCAAAAACTACTTGGCCACTACAAAAACTATTGGAATATCGTCACGAAGAACTCTAAATTAgcatatttatgataaatttatcctaaactattcTAAAatagtacatttataataaatttatcctccatTAATTTATGTCAAATTTTACAGTCAAATTACTTAATTTGATGACACACGATAATTTATGGGTATACCAATTTAGCTTTTACTTTCTGTTTGTCAAACGTTTATCAATTTGTgtttatggtattaatccaattttatGGAAACTAATCAAAGATAAATGTATTATAAATATAGTAGTTTAGggattttaatgataaaaaatctagtttttgttaaattcgtcataagtatactaatttatgattttggatagttaaaaaattagcttgtagtaattttttttactgatatactaatttgtaatttttttgcgGTATTAACAACACATTGATCCAAAAAACAACACATTGATCCCAACTCGACACATGATAAATTCGGACAAATCCTTACCCGTGCTTTGGCCACAGATCAAAATCAATCACGTTAGTTGGTGATTATACAGATTTCACGTGAATCTTACCAAATCAAACCAACCCATTATGCCCTTACAGCCACTAGGATTTATATGAGAAACCTTTCCTGGAAGAAACTTAGGGGAAGCACGATCACGGGTGGGGTCCAAATCTGGAAGAGTCATTTCGGCAATCAGAGTAAGGACTGTACGTTACCGGTCGCACTGCAGCGACAGGAACGTGCTAAGATCACATgcgtctttcttttcttcttttctttttcttctccacttttcttttttaacttagATAAAAGATCGCACCTATCACATGCCACATTTGTGTTAGTAGCTAGGCCACGAAATGCATCGGCCATCGTGCCATGTCGTGCCATCaatctttttccaatttctcattcatgcccttcttcatctttaattgtttttcaagaattttgcCCCCTCCTCATTCGCCTGTCTAGCTAGATTTGACACAAGAATTAAGCAAAGGCTTTTCAAAATTCTatgaaatggcttttgcttcttcttcttttttttttatgggat
The window above is part of the Eucalyptus grandis isolate ANBG69807.140 chromosome 6, ASM1654582v1, whole genome shotgun sequence genome. Proteins encoded here:
- the LOC104448786 gene encoding mitogen-activated protein kinase homolog NTF3, whose protein sequence is MATPVEPPNGVHSEGKHYYSMWQTLFEIDTKYVPIKPIGRGAYGIVCSSVNRETNEKVAIKKIHNAFENRVDALRTLREIKLLRHLRHENVIGLKDVMMPIQRKSFKDVYLVYELMDTDLHQIIKSSQTLTNDHCQYFLFQLLRGLKYLHSANILHRDLKPGNLLINANCDLKICDFGLARASNGKGQFMTEYVVTRWYRAPELLLCCDNYGTSIDVWSVGCIFAELLGRKPLFPGTECLNQLKLIINVLGSQREEDIEFIDNPKARKFIKSLPNSPGTPLSRLYPNAHPLAIDLLQKMLIFDPSKRIGVTEALQHPYMSPLYDPNTNPPAQVPIDLDVNEDLEEEMIREMMWKEMLHYHPEVAVGNLEVYS